One segment of Manihot esculenta cultivar AM560-2 chromosome 4, M.esculenta_v8, whole genome shotgun sequence DNA contains the following:
- the LOC122723464 gene encoding uncharacterized protein LOC122723464 gives MASSSYSAPPPPVFSGENYPIWSVKMKAYLKAYDLWEVVETGRDPPPLRDNATVAQMKQHSEECAKKFKALSCLHSAVSDVIFTRIMACESAKEAWDKLKEEFQGSDKTRSMQILNLRREFEVLKMKDSESVKEYSDRLLSVVNKIRLLGEELSDKRVVEKVLVSLPERFEPKISSLEDSKNLSTISLSELVNALQALEQRRTFRMEESSEEAFLVKQKGKLVEEVKKAASNSFNKGKQHANRRKGGRRANFPPCPTCNKTNHLEKDCWQKSGVKPPQCGYCKKLGHVDKNCRLKQYRQNQNHNQQPAQQLNYHDDQAQCDDHIFAVTHSSNTGCRHTWLVDSGCTCHMARDESLFSSIDKSVRVKVKLGNGEIVESQGKGSVYIQTK, from the coding sequence ATGGCTTCAAGTAGCTATTCAGCTCCTCCACCACCTGTTTTCTCAGGAGAAAACTATCCCATCTGGTCAGTGAAGATGAAGGCTTATTTGAAGGCCTATGATCTATGGGAAGTTGTGGAAACGGGTAGAGACCCACCTCCTTTGAGAGACAATGCTACGGTTGCTCAAATGAAGCAACATAGTGAAGAGTGTGCAAAGAAGTTCAAGGCACTCTCTTGTCTTCATTCTGCTGTTTCTGATGTTATTTTCACAAGAATCATGGCTTGTGAATCAGCAAAAGAAGCTTGGGATAAGCTGAAGGAAGAGTTCCAAGGAAGTGACAAAACTAGAAGCATGCAGATtctaaatttgagaagagagtttGAAGTCCTTAAAATGAAGGATTCTGAATCTGTCAAGGAGTATTCTGATAGATTACTCTCTGTTGTCAACAAAATTAGACTTTTAGGAGAGGAGCTTAGTGATAAAAGAGTTGTGGAGAAAGTTCTTGTAAGCCTACCCGAGAGATTTGAGCCAAAGATCTCTTCTTTGGAAGATTCTAAAAACTTGAGCACCATTTCTCTTTCAGAGTTGGTTAATGCTCTACAAGCTCTTGAGCAAAGGAGGACATTCAGAATGGAGGAGTCCTCAGAGGAAGCTTTTCTTGTGAAGCAAAAGGGCAAGCTAGTTGAAGAAGTAAAGAAAGCTGCAAGTAATTCTTTTAACAAGGGCAAGCAACATGCAAATAGAAGGAAGGGAGGTAGAAGAGCAAATTTTCCACCTTGTCCTACTTGCAACAAAACCAACCATCTTGAGAAAGATTGCTGGCAAAAGAGTGGAGTTAAGCCACCACAATGTGGTTATTGCAAGAAGCTGGGTCATGTTGATAAAAATTGCAGACTCAAGCAATATAGGCAAAACCAGAATCATAACCAGCAACCTGCACAACAACTTAATTACCATGATGATCAAGCTCAATGTGATGATCATATTTTTGCTGTTACACACTCCTCAAATACCGGTTGCAGACACACTTGGCTTGTGGATAGTGGTTGCACTTGTCACATGGCAAGAGATGAAAGCTTGTTCTCTTCTATTGATAAATCAGTGAGGGTCAAAGTAAAGCTTGGAAATGGAGAAATTGTGGAGTCTCAAGGCAAGGGTTCAGTATATATTCAGACTAAGTAA
- the LOC122723481 gene encoding auxin-responsive protein SAUR21-like, whose product MAIRFPAITHVKQILRRSNMLQNQSASNFTDVPKGYLAVYVGEGQKKRYIVPVSLLNKPSFQELLRKSEEEFGFNHPMGGITIPCREDIFINLTSC is encoded by the coding sequence ATGGCTATTCGCTTTCCTGCCATCACACATGTTAAGCAGATTCTTCGCCGATCAAACATGCTTCAAAATCAATCTGCTTCTAATTTTACAGATGTTCCAAAAGGCTACTTAGCAGTATATGTTGGAGAAGGACAAAAGAAGAGATACATAGTTCCCGTATCATTGTTGAATAAGCCTTCATTTCAAGAATTGCTAAGGAAGTCTGAGGAAGAATTTGGTTTCAATCATCCAATGGGCGGTATCACAATTCCCTGCAGAGAAGACATCTTTATTAATCTTACTTCATGTTAG
- the LOC110612946 gene encoding auxin-responsive protein SAUR23, with the protein MAIRFPAITHAKQLLRRSNMLQNQPASNFKDVPKGHLAVYVGEDQKKRFIVPVSLLNKPSFQELLRKAEEEFGFSHSMGAITIPCREDIFIDLTSRLNRS; encoded by the coding sequence ATGGCTATTCGCTTTCCTGCTATTACACATGCTAAGCAGCTTCTTCGTCGATCAAACATGCTTCAAAATCAACCTGCTTCTAATTTTAAAGATGTTCCAAAAGGTCACTTGGCAGTATATGTTGGAGAAGACCAAAAGAAGAGATTCATAGTTCCAGTATCATTATTGAATAAGCCTTCATTTCAAGAATTGCTAAGGAAGGCTGAAGAAGAATTTGGGTTCAGTCATTCAATGGGCGCTATCACAATTCCCTGCAGAGAAGACATCTTCATTGATCTTACTTCACGTTTGAACAGATCATGA
- the LOC110612947 gene encoding auxin-induced protein 15A: MGFRLPAILRAKQILQRSPSANQTASAAKDVPKGYLAVYVGEKQKKRRFVIPVSYLNTPSFQDLLIQAEEEFGYDHPMGGLTIPCCESMFIDVISCLNCS; encoded by the coding sequence ATGGGTTTCCGTCTGCCTGCTATTCTTCGTGCTAAGCAAATTCTTCAGAGGTCTCCTTCTGCAAACCAAACAGCTTCAGCAGCCAAGGATGTGCCAAAGGGCTACCTTGCAGTGTATGTAGGAGAAAAGCAGAAGAAGCGGCGATTTGTGATTCCAGTATCATATTTGAACACACCTTCATTTCAAGACTTATTAATCCAAGCTGAAGAAGAATTTGGATATGATCATCCAATGGGTGGTCTTACAATTCCCTGCTGTGAAAGCATGTTTATTGATGTCATTTCTTGCTTAAATTGTTCATGA
- the LOC122723563 gene encoding auxin-induced protein 15A-like produces MGFRLPAILRAKQILQRSPSGNQTASAARDVPKGYLAVYVGKKQKKRRFVIPVSYLNTPSFQDLLIQAEEEFGYDHPMGGLTIPCCERMFIDVISCLNCS; encoded by the coding sequence ATGGGTTTCCGTCTACCTGCTATTCTTCGTGCTAAGCAAATTCTTCAGAGGTCTCCTTCTGGAAACCAAACAGCTTCAGCAGCCAGGGATGTGCCAAAAGGCTACCTTGCAGTCTATGTAGGAAAAAAGCAGAAGAAGCGGCGATTTGTGATTCCAGTATCATATTTGAACACACCTTCATTTCAAGACTTATTAATCCAAGCTGAAGAAGAATTTGGATATGATCATCCAATGGGTGGTCTTACAATTCCCTGCTGTGAAAGAATGTTTATTGATGTCATTTCTTGCTTAAATTGTTCATGA